In Streptomyces sp. NBC_01551, one DNA window encodes the following:
- a CDS encoding amino acid permease — protein MSDRTLTEAPAPASSRHVDAGDEGYSKDLKSRHINMIAIGGAIGTGLFLGAGGRLAGAGPSLAIAYAVCGVFAFFVVRALGELVLYRPSSGAFVSYAREFMGEKGAYTAGWLYFLNWSTTTVADITAAATYAHFWSMFTSVPQWALALIALAVVLTANLISVKYFGEMEFWFSLVKVAALAIFLIVAIYLVATSHDIGGHTPGLSSITDNGGIFPSGVLPMLLVVQGVVFAYASVELCGVAAGETENPEKIMPKAINSIMWRVGLFYVGSVVLLAMLLPYTEYSSDQSPFVTVFDKLGVPGTAGIMNLVVLTAALSSLNSGLYSTGRILRSMAMSGSAPKFTARMNKGKVPYGGVLFTAAFGLAGVGLNYLMPKDAFELVLNFASLGILGTWAMVMICSLFFWRRAQQGLVERPSYRLPWAPYTQIVTLVFLVTVLVLMWCDGGVGRTTVMLVPAIAAALVLGWFLVRGRVAELAAARD, from the coding sequence ATGAGTGACCGCACCTTGACCGAGGCCCCTGCCCCGGCGTCTTCCCGCCATGTCGACGCCGGCGACGAGGGCTACAGCAAGGACCTCAAGTCCCGCCACATCAACATGATCGCGATCGGCGGAGCGATAGGCACCGGCCTGTTCCTCGGAGCCGGAGGCCGCCTCGCCGGCGCCGGACCCTCCCTCGCGATCGCCTACGCGGTGTGCGGCGTCTTCGCCTTCTTCGTCGTCCGGGCCCTCGGCGAGCTCGTCCTGTACCGCCCCTCCTCCGGCGCCTTCGTCTCGTACGCGCGCGAGTTCATGGGGGAGAAGGGCGCCTACACGGCCGGCTGGCTGTACTTCCTCAACTGGTCCACGACCACCGTGGCCGACATCACCGCCGCCGCGACCTACGCCCACTTCTGGTCGATGTTCACCAGCGTCCCCCAGTGGGCGCTGGCCTTGATCGCGCTCGCCGTCGTCCTCACCGCGAACCTGATCTCGGTGAAGTACTTCGGTGAGATGGAGTTCTGGTTCTCCCTGGTCAAGGTCGCCGCCCTGGCGATCTTCCTGATCGTCGCGATCTACCTGGTCGCCACCAGCCACGACATCGGCGGGCACACCCCGGGCCTGTCCAGCATCACCGACAACGGCGGCATCTTCCCCTCCGGCGTCCTCCCGATGCTCCTGGTCGTCCAGGGCGTGGTCTTCGCCTACGCCTCCGTCGAGCTGTGCGGCGTCGCCGCCGGTGAGACCGAGAACCCCGAGAAGATCATGCCGAAGGCGATCAACTCGATCATGTGGCGCGTCGGTCTGTTCTACGTCGGCTCGGTCGTCCTGCTCGCGATGCTCCTGCCGTACACCGAGTACTCCTCCGACCAGAGCCCGTTCGTCACGGTCTTCGACAAGCTCGGCGTCCCCGGCACCGCCGGCATCATGAACCTGGTCGTCCTGACCGCCGCCCTCTCCAGCCTGAACTCCGGCCTCTACTCCACCGGCCGCATCCTGCGCTCGATGGCCATGTCCGGCTCCGCGCCGAAGTTCACCGCCCGCATGAACAAGGGCAAGGTCCCCTACGGCGGCGTCCTGTTCACCGCCGCCTTCGGCCTCGCCGGCGTGGGCCTGAACTACCTGATGCCGAAGGACGCCTTCGAGCTGGTCCTGAACTTCGCCTCGCTGGGCATCCTCGGCACCTGGGCGATGGTCATGATCTGTTCGCTGTTCTTCTGGCGCCGGGCGCAGCAGGGCCTCGTGGAGCGCCCCTCCTACCGCCTGCCCTGGGCTCCGTACACCCAGATCGTCACCCTGGTCTTCCTGGTCACGGTGCTGGTCCTGATGTGGTGCGACGGCGGTGTGGGCCGCACCACGGTGATGCTGGTCCCGGCCATCGCCGCCGCACTGGTCCTCGGCTGGTTCCTCGTCCGCGGCCGCGTGGCCGAACTCGCCGCAGCCCGGGACTGA
- a CDS encoding YidH family protein, translating to MIEFAKDVRLWFAPQRLRDEGETPDYRFSLANERTFLAWIRTALALVGGGFAVDQFLPDLRWGVRVGMALALLLVGAACALRAVNHWVRCERAMRRAEDLPLSRFPVVLSLGVGLVAVAMVVVVLLGWTTGR from the coding sequence GTGATCGAATTCGCCAAGGATGTCCGGCTGTGGTTCGCGCCGCAGCGGCTGAGGGACGAGGGCGAGACTCCCGACTACCGGTTCTCGCTCGCCAACGAGCGCACCTTCCTGGCCTGGATCCGGACGGCGCTGGCGCTGGTGGGCGGTGGTTTCGCGGTGGACCAGTTCCTGCCGGACCTGCGCTGGGGGGTGCGGGTCGGGATGGCGCTCGCGCTGCTCCTGGTGGGCGCGGCGTGTGCACTGCGGGCGGTGAACCACTGGGTGCGGTGCGAGCGGGCGATGCGGCGGGCCGAGGACCTGCCGCTGTCGCGGTTCCCGGTGGTGCTGAGCCTGGGGGTGGGACTGGTCGCGGTGGCGATGGTGGTGGTCGTGCTGCTCGGCTGGACGACGGGGCGGTGA
- a CDS encoding ASCH domain-containing protein — protein MTDYDDLPPYLLGFPGPMRDELVAAVLSGAKTATTGLLPEYEAEGEPLPVPGERSLLMDSAERAVAVVEVTDVRVVRLAEVDLRHALDEGEGYASVAEWRASHEGFWHSEPVREALGDPGYTVDDDTLVVMERFRVLARLPVA, from the coding sequence ATGACCGACTATGACGATCTTCCCCCGTACCTGCTGGGGTTCCCCGGACCGATGCGCGACGAGCTCGTGGCGGCCGTGCTGAGCGGCGCGAAGACCGCGACGACGGGGCTGCTCCCGGAGTACGAGGCGGAGGGCGAGCCGCTGCCGGTGCCGGGTGAGCGGAGCCTCCTGATGGACTCGGCGGAGCGCGCGGTGGCGGTGGTGGAGGTGACGGACGTACGGGTGGTGCGGCTCGCGGAGGTGGACCTGCGGCACGCGCTGGACGAGGGCGAGGGGTACGCGTCCGTGGCCGAATGGCGTGCCTCGCACGAGGGGTTCTGGCACAGCGAGCCGGTCCGCGAGGCGCTGGGGGACCCGGGGTACACGGTGGACGACGACACGCTGGTGGTGATGGAGCGGTTCCGCGTCCTCGCCCGGCTCCCGGTCGCCTAG
- a CDS encoding FAD-binding dehydrogenase: MQYDADVIVIGAGLAGLVATAELVDAGRKVILLDQEPEQSIGGQAHWSFGGLFFVDSPEQRRMRIKDSRELALQDWSGTAGFDREEDAWPRRWAEAYVDFAAGEKRPWLHARGVRFFPVVGWAERGGYDANGHGNSVPRFHITWGTGPGLVEPFERRVRAGVARGLVQLRFRHRVTGLGRTAGALDTVTGEILAPSDAVRGTASGRESTGEFSLRAQAVIVTSGGIGGNHDLVRKQWPARLGTPPDRLLSGVPAHVDGLMLGIAEEAGASHINKDRMWHYTEGIGNWNPIWDKHGIRILPGPSSLWLDATGKRLPVPLFPGFDTLGTLDHIMKTGHDHTWFVLNQRVIGKEFGLSGSEQNPDLTGKSVRGVVDRARQAVPGPVKAFMDHGADFVVERDLAALVRGMNAVTGADLLDEATVRGEIVARDREIANPFTKDLQVTAIHGARKYLGDRLIRTAAPHRILDPKAGPLIAVRLSILTRKSLGGLETDLSSRVLTGSGAPLPGLYAAGEAAGFGGGGVHGYRALEGTFLGGCIFSGRAAGRAAAAAVS, encoded by the coding sequence ATGCAGTACGACGCAGACGTGATCGTGATCGGGGCCGGGCTGGCCGGCCTCGTGGCCACCGCCGAGCTCGTCGACGCGGGCCGCAAGGTCATCCTGCTCGACCAGGAACCCGAGCAGTCCATCGGCGGCCAGGCGCACTGGTCCTTCGGCGGTCTCTTCTTCGTCGACTCGCCCGAACAGCGCCGGATGCGGATCAAGGACAGCCGCGAACTCGCCCTCCAGGACTGGTCCGGAACCGCCGGCTTCGACCGCGAGGAGGACGCCTGGCCGCGCCGCTGGGCCGAGGCGTACGTGGACTTCGCGGCCGGCGAGAAGCGGCCGTGGCTGCACGCCCGGGGCGTCCGCTTCTTCCCCGTCGTCGGCTGGGCGGAGCGCGGCGGCTACGACGCCAACGGCCACGGGAACTCCGTCCCCCGCTTCCACATCACCTGGGGCACCGGCCCCGGCCTGGTCGAGCCCTTCGAACGCCGGGTCCGCGCCGGGGTGGCCCGCGGCCTCGTCCAGCTCCGGTTCCGCCACCGGGTCACGGGCCTCGGGCGCACCGCGGGCGCCCTGGACACCGTGACGGGCGAGATCCTGGCGCCCTCGGACGCCGTACGGGGCACCGCGAGCGGCCGCGAGAGCACCGGGGAGTTCTCCCTGCGGGCCCAGGCGGTGATCGTCACCAGCGGCGGCATCGGCGGCAACCACGACCTCGTGCGCAAACAGTGGCCCGCCCGCCTGGGCACCCCGCCGGACCGGCTGCTCTCCGGGGTCCCGGCGCACGTGGACGGCCTGATGCTGGGCATCGCGGAGGAGGCGGGCGCCAGCCACATCAACAAGGACCGGATGTGGCACTACACCGAGGGCATCGGCAACTGGAACCCGATCTGGGACAAGCACGGCATCCGCATCCTGCCCGGCCCGTCCTCCCTCTGGCTGGACGCCACCGGCAAGCGGCTGCCCGTACCGCTCTTCCCGGGGTTCGACACCCTCGGCACCCTCGACCACATCATGAAGACCGGCCACGACCACACCTGGTTCGTGCTCAACCAGCGCGTCATCGGCAAGGAGTTCGGCCTCTCGGGCTCCGAGCAGAACCCGGACCTGACCGGGAAGTCCGTCCGCGGCGTCGTCGACCGCGCGCGGCAGGCGGTGCCCGGGCCGGTCAAGGCGTTCATGGACCACGGCGCGGACTTCGTCGTCGAGCGGGACCTGGCCGCGCTGGTGCGCGGCATGAACGCGGTGACCGGGGCGGACCTCCTCGACGAGGCCACCGTTCGGGGCGAGATCGTGGCCCGGGACCGGGAGATCGCCAACCCCTTCACCAAGGACCTCCAGGTGACGGCCATCCACGGCGCCCGCAAGTACCTGGGCGACCGGCTGATCCGCACCGCCGCGCCGCACCGGATCCTGGACCCGAAGGCGGGCCCGCTGATCGCCGTCCGGCTCTCGATCCTGACCCGCAAGTCCCTGGGCGGCCTGGAGACCGACCTCTCCTCCCGTGTCCTGACCGGGTCCGGCGCCCCCCTGCCCGGCCTGTACGCGGCGGGCGAGGCGGCCGGCTTCGGCGGCGGCGGCGTCCACGGCTACCGCGCACTGGAGGGCACCTTCCTCGGCGGCTGCATCTTCTCCGGCCGCGCCGCCGGCCGCGCGGCCGCCGCGGCGGTCTCCTGA
- a CDS encoding APC family permease yields MPTGRSTTASNPAEIRTYKGEDRALRAGRLGTAGLLLSVLAASAPLMVVAGVMPTTFGVMGIVGQPLLFVILGAVLALFSIGYAEMSRHVHNAGAFYAYIARGLGPTAGAAASVVALVAYSAMQVGVFGILGFEISGLFATYLEIEIAWWIPALLAVAATGALGWLKIDLNAKVLGVLLLIECVLVVIFDLAALAKPGTEGLSLHAFNPDTLGGAGLGTALCFCIAAFVGFEQSPVYAEETSKPHIVVSRVMFLAVGFVALFFALSAWALTVATGPSEVVKASADAGPGLLFQLTESRLGTTFTDVLHVLFVTGMFAAMLSFHNVVARYAFAMGREGLLPAAFGRTNPGTGAPGTGSLLQTGVAAVVVLAFALTDDMPAGDPTAPVLHLFTWMGSVGALGVTLLMATASIAVIAFFVRRGTAGAQVWRLVAAGLSGLALIGIAVYTVKDFGVLVGAEEGSALSWVLPAIIAAAALVGLASGLVLRRRDPGAHSRIGLGNEAFRLDQAAGSGPAE; encoded by the coding sequence ATGCCGACGGGCAGATCCACCACGGCCTCGAACCCGGCCGAGATACGCACGTACAAGGGCGAGGACCGCGCCCTGCGCGCGGGCCGCCTCGGCACCGCCGGACTGCTGCTCTCGGTCCTGGCCGCCAGCGCGCCCCTCATGGTCGTCGCCGGTGTCATGCCCACCACCTTCGGCGTGATGGGCATCGTCGGCCAGCCCCTGCTGTTCGTGATCCTCGGCGCCGTCCTCGCCCTGTTCAGCATCGGCTACGCCGAGATGAGCCGGCACGTCCACAACGCCGGCGCCTTCTACGCCTACATCGCGCGCGGCCTCGGCCCCACCGCCGGAGCCGCCGCCTCGGTCGTCGCCCTCGTCGCGTACAGCGCCATGCAGGTCGGCGTCTTCGGCATCCTCGGCTTCGAGATCTCCGGCCTCTTCGCCACCTACCTGGAGATCGAGATCGCCTGGTGGATCCCCGCCCTGCTCGCGGTCGCCGCCACCGGCGCCCTCGGCTGGCTGAAGATCGACCTCAACGCCAAGGTGCTCGGCGTCCTCCTCCTCATCGAGTGCGTCCTCGTCGTCATCTTCGACCTCGCCGCCCTCGCCAAGCCCGGCACCGAAGGCCTCTCCCTGCACGCCTTCAACCCCGACACCCTCGGCGGCGCCGGCCTCGGCACCGCCCTGTGCTTCTGCATCGCCGCCTTCGTCGGCTTCGAGCAGTCCCCGGTCTACGCCGAGGAGACCAGCAAGCCGCACATCGTCGTCTCCCGGGTGATGTTCCTCGCCGTCGGTTTCGTCGCCCTGTTCTTCGCGCTCAGCGCCTGGGCCCTCACCGTCGCCACCGGCCCCTCCGAGGTGGTCAAGGCCTCCGCCGACGCCGGACCGGGCCTGCTGTTCCAGCTCACCGAGAGCCGCCTCGGCACCACCTTCACCGACGTCCTGCACGTGCTCTTCGTCACCGGCATGTTCGCGGCCATGCTCAGCTTCCACAACGTCGTCGCCCGCTACGCCTTCGCCATGGGCCGCGAGGGCTTGCTCCCGGCCGCCTTCGGCCGCACCAACCCCGGCACCGGCGCCCCCGGCACCGGCTCGCTCCTCCAGACCGGCGTCGCCGCCGTCGTCGTCCTGGCCTTCGCCCTCACCGACGACATGCCGGCCGGCGACCCGACCGCGCCCGTCCTGCACCTGTTCACCTGGATGGGCAGCGTCGGCGCCCTCGGTGTGACGCTCCTCATGGCCACCGCCTCCATCGCCGTCATCGCCTTCTTCGTCCGCCGCGGCACCGCCGGTGCCCAGGTCTGGCGGCTCGTCGCGGCCGGCCTCTCCGGGCTCGCGCTCATCGGCATCGCCGTCTACACCGTCAAGGACTTCGGCGTCCTGGTCGGCGCCGAGGAGGGCTCCGCGCTCAGCTGGGTACTGCCCGCGATCATCGCCGCCGCCGCCCTCGTCGGGCTCGCGAGCGGCCTCGTGCTGCGCCGCCGCGACCCCGGGGCGCACAGCCGCATCGGCCTCGGGAACGAGGCGTTCCGCCTCGACCAGGCCGCCGGATCCGGCCCGGCCGAGTAG
- a CDS encoding NUDIX hydrolase, whose translation MSAADEVLDVVDRDDRVTGRAPRGEVYARGLLHRCVFVLARNPEGRIFVHRRTASKLVFPSAYDMFVGGVLGAGEDYAGAALREAEEELGVTGLGQPEPLFKFLYEGPGGAWWSYVHEVRCELPVSPQASEVAWHAWLTEEELAARVADGVWPWVPDGLEAYRRLRAYREPRQ comes from the coding sequence GTGAGTGCCGCTGATGAAGTACTGGACGTGGTGGACCGGGACGACCGGGTGACGGGGCGGGCGCCGCGCGGGGAGGTGTACGCCCGCGGGCTGCTCCACCGGTGCGTGTTCGTGCTGGCCAGGAACCCCGAGGGGCGGATCTTCGTGCACCGGCGGACCGCGTCGAAGCTGGTGTTCCCCTCGGCCTACGACATGTTCGTGGGCGGGGTGCTGGGCGCCGGGGAGGACTACGCGGGCGCCGCGCTGCGCGAGGCCGAGGAGGAGCTGGGGGTGACGGGCCTGGGGCAGCCGGAGCCGCTGTTCAAGTTCCTGTACGAGGGGCCGGGCGGGGCCTGGTGGTCGTACGTGCACGAGGTGCGGTGCGAGCTGCCGGTGTCGCCGCAGGCGTCGGAGGTGGCGTGGCACGCCTGGCTCACGGAGGAGGAGCTGGCGGCGCGGGTGGCCGACGGGGTGTGGCCCTGGGTGCCGGACGGGCTGGAGGCCTACCGGCGGCTGCGCGCGTACCGGGAGCCCCGCCAGTAG
- a CDS encoding zinc ribbon domain-containing protein YjdM, which yields MIENLPPCPRCSCAYTYEMNALVVCPECGHEWVPAEDAERGPEGGGDRVVKDSVGNVLRDGDSVTVVKALKVKGSASGIKAGTKVRNIRLVDGVDGHDIDCRIEGFGAMQLKSSVVKRA from the coding sequence GTGATCGAGAACCTTCCCCCCTGCCCCAGATGTTCCTGTGCCTACACCTACGAGATGAACGCGCTGGTCGTCTGCCCGGAGTGCGGGCACGAGTGGGTGCCCGCCGAGGATGCGGAGCGCGGGCCCGAGGGCGGCGGGGACCGGGTCGTCAAGGACTCCGTGGGCAACGTCCTGCGGGACGGCGACTCCGTGACCGTCGTCAAGGCGCTCAAGGTCAAGGGCAGCGCCTCCGGGATCAAGGCCGGGACCAAGGTGCGCAACATCCGGCTCGTGGACGGTGTCGACGGCCATGACATCGACTGCCGGATCGAGGGGTTCGGGGCCATGCAGCTGAAGTCCAGCGTGGTGAAGAGGGCCTGA